The stretch of DNA AGGGATGCCGGACTCCGCTATTACCATCGGTGAGATGAGCCGCCGGTTTGGACTTTCGCGCAGCGCATTGCTCTATTACGACCGTATCGGCCTGCTTTCCCCCTCGCTTCGCTCTGCCGCCAACTACCGTCTATATGGGTCTGGGGATCAGCGCCGTATGGCGTCGATCCAGCGCTACCGGGAGGCGGGGATCGCTTTGGACCGGATTGCCGCGCTGCTCGATGGCGACGGGGGAGAGATGCAGGCGCTGCTCGAGCAGCGCCTGCAGACCATTAATCGGGAGATCCAGGCGCTACGGGACCAGCAACGGCTGTTGGTGAGCCTGTTGCAGGATCGCTCTAGGTTGCAGGAGTGCCGCACCCTCGACAAACAGGGCTGGGTCAGGCTACTGGCCGCGGCGGGGATGAGTGAGGCCGATATGCGCCGCTGGCACGTTGAGTTCGAGCGCCAGGCGACGGAGGCCCACGAGGATTTTCTGCAGGGGTTGGGCATCGAGACGCAGGAGATCGGGCAGATTCGCCGGTGGTCCCGCGAGGCCACCGACGAATAAAGGGCTTATTCGATGCGGCTGGTGCCAATGATCAGGATATCTTCGCGGGGAACATTCTGGAACGGACCGCGGTTACCTGTAGGGCTCATGACGATACGATCCACCACCTCCATCCCTTCGACCACCC from Aestuariirhabdus litorea encodes:
- a CDS encoding MerR family DNA-binding transcriptional regulator — encoded protein: MPDSAITIGEMSRRFGLSRSALLYYDRIGLLSPSLRSAANYRLYGSGDQRRMASIQRYREAGIALDRIAALLDGDGGEMQALLEQRLQTINREIQALRDQQRLLVSLLQDRSRLQECRTLDKQGWVRLLAAAGMSEADMRRWHVEFERQATEAHEDFLQGLGIETQEIGQIRRWSREATDE